Proteins from a single region of Thalassophryne amazonica chromosome 22, fThaAma1.1, whole genome shotgun sequence:
- the LOC117503842 gene encoding aryl hydrocarbon receptor nuclear translocator-like protein 2 isoform X1, which produces MSAGGSDATAGGPADGAAEDEGQSQAASSLPRKRKGDAEEERQSLSFHMEEEDLCRSERKDQQVKMKCFREPHRQIEKRRRHKMNNLIDELSAMIPACQPMDKKLDKLTVLRKAVQHLKALKAGRSRSATNGTVYRPSILPDEDLRHILLRAADGFLLVVCCDRAKILFISESVCKVLNFSSLELTGQSLFDFIHPKDISKMKEQLSTSETHPQPRLIDAATGVQVQSEVPIMTSHLSSGARRTFFCRMKHSPVSGMHDDKHSLMGTCKKKDSYKYCTLHCSGYLRSWPSNQLESKKEKESLNMTCLVTVCRVHAHVSHQPSKDNINVKPAEFVTRCAIDGKFTFVDQQATTFIGYLPQEVLGTSCYEYFHQDDLQHLAEKHRQVLRSKEKIKTQCYRFKTKYGSYVFLQSQWFSFTNPFTKEVEFIVSLNRVITRGPAHTNYEGGSSAALQEDTKQIPIIPGLSSSVGTMIYAGSIGTQIANELIDSYRMNSSPTGGASSPFGLAQAKGLQVSPHTSKSVSSREEATTDSQSQSESRKAEGASSAASENRGELSQLDLDSVMMPSLSSFSSDDAALSVIMSLLETDVNVEQTGDFEDSNWPF; this is translated from the exons ATGTCGGCCGGCGGCAGCGACGCCACCGCGGGCGGGCCAGCAG ATGGTGCTGCAGAGGACGAGGGCCAAAGTCAGGCAGCCTCCTCGCTGCCAAGGAAACGGAAAGGAGACGCAGAGGAGGAGAG GCAAAGCCTCAGCTTTCACATGGAGGAGGAGGACCTCTGCAG ATCTGAGAGGAAAGATCAGCAAGTCAAAATGAAGTGCTTCAG GGAGCCTCACCGTCAGATCGAGAAGCGGCGGAGGCATAAAATGAACAACCTCATTGACGAACTGTCTGCTATGATCCCGGCCTGCCAACCCATGGACAAGAAACTTGACAAGCTCACTGTGCTGCGGAAGGCTGTGCAACACCTAAAGGCCCTCAAAG CTGGCAGGAGTCGCAGTGCCACAAATGGCACCGTGTATAGACCTTCCATCCTGCCTGATGAAGACCTCAGGCACATTCTGCTCAGG GCTGCAGATGGTTTCCTGTTAGTGGTGTGCTGTGATAGGGCAAAAATCCTCTTCATCTCCGAGTCTGTCTGCAAGGTCCTCAACTTTAGCTCG TTGGAGCTGACTGGACAGAGCCTGtttgatttcatccaccccaaagACATCAGTAAGATGAAAGAGCAGCTGTCCACTTCAGAGACACACCCCCAGCCACGCCTCATCGATGCCGCCA CTGGGGTTCAGGTCCAGTCCGAAGTCCCCATTATGACGTCCCATTTATCCTCCGGAGCTCGAAGAACATTCTTCTGCCGCATGAAGCACAGCCCAGTTTCTGGCATGCATGACGACAAACACTCGCTCATGGGCACTTGCAAAAAGAAAG ACTCTTACAAATACTGCACTCTGCACTGCAGCGGCTACTTGCGCAGTTGGCCAAGCAACCAACTGGAGTCCAAGAAGGAGAAGGAAAGCTTGAATATGACTTGCCTGGTGACGGTGTGCCGCGTCCACGCTCATGTCTCCCACCAGCCTTCCAAAGACAACATCAACGTCAAGCCCGCCGAGTTCGTCACCCGCTGTGCAATCGACGGCAAGTTCACTTTTGTTGACCAACA AGCCACAACATTCATCGGTTACCTGCCGCAGGAAGTCCTCGGCACGTCGTGTTACGAGTATTTCCACCAGGATGACTTGCAGCATCTCGCAGAGAAACATAGACAAG TTCTTCGAAGCAAGGAGAAGATTAAGACGCAGTGCTACAGGTTCAAAACAAAATATGGCTCTTATGTTTTTCTCCAGAGTCAGTGGTTTAGTTTCACAAATCCATTTACCAAAGAAGTTGAGTTTATCGTGTCACTAAACAGAGTTATCAC CAGGGGGCCTGCTCACACAAACTATGAAGGAGGCAGCTCAGCAGCTCTtcaag AAGATACAAAGCAAATACCTATAATTCCCGGCCTCTCCAGCAGCGTCGGCACAATGATCTATGCAGGCAGCATAGGAACCCAAATTGCAAATGAGCTCATCGACTCTTATAG GATGAATTCATCTCCAACAGGCGGTGCTTCCAGTCCGTTTGGTTTGGCTCAGGCTAAAGGTCTGCAGGTTTCCCCGCACACCAGTAAAAGT GTGTCCAGCAGAGAGGAGGCAACAACCGATTCTCAGTCCCAGTCTGAGTCGAGGAAAGCAGAGGGCgccagcagtgcagcatctgaaaACAGAG GCGAGCTGTCCCAGCTGGACCTGGACAGCGTGATGATGCCGAGtttgagcagcttcagcagcgaCGATGCAGCCTTGTCAGTCATCATGAGCCTGTTGGAGACGGATGTTAATGTGGAACAAACGGGCGACTTTGAGGATTCAAACTGGCCTTTTTAG
- the LOC117503975 gene encoding serine/threonine-protein kinase 38-like, with protein MAMTGGTAAALPMSNHTRERVTVAKLTLENFYSTLLTQHEEREMRQKKLEKAMEEEGLPDEEKVMRRSQHARKETEFLRLKRTRLGLDDFESLKVIGRGAFGEVRLVQKKDTGHIYAMKILRKADMLEKEQVAHIRAERDILVEADGAWVVKMFYSFQDKRNLYLIMEFLPGGDMMTLLMKKDTLSEEATQFYIAETVLAIDSIHQLGFIHRDIKPDNLLLDSRGHVKLSDFGLCTGLKKAHRTEFYRNLTHNPPSDFSFQNMNSKRKAETWKKNRRQLAYSTVGTPDYIAPEVFMQTGYNKLCDWWSLGVIMYEMLIGYPPFCSETPQETYRKVMNWKETLVFPPEVPISERAKDLILRYCTDAENRIGAVSVEEIKSHSFFESVDWEHIRERPAAISIEIKSIDDTSNFDDFPESDILQPANATEPDFKSKDWVFLNYTYKRFEGLTQRGTIPTYMKAGKA; from the exons ATGGCCATGACGGGAGGGACTGCAGCTGCCCTTCCCATGAGCAACCACACCCGAGAGAGGGTGACTGTGGCCAAGCTGACGCTGGAGAACTTCTACAGCACTCTGCTCACCCAGCATGAAGAGCGGGAGATGAG GCAGAAAaagctggagaaggccatggAAGAAGAGGGTTTGCCAGATGAGGAG AAGGTAATGCGTCGCTCCCAGCACGCACGTAAAGAGACGGAGTTCTTGCGACTAAAGAGGACAAGACTTGGCTTGGATGACTTTGAATCCCTTAAAGTCATCGGGCGAGGTGCTTTTGGAGAG GTCCGTTTGGTGCAGAAAAAAGATACGGGGCACATTTATGCCATGAAGATATTGAGAAAAGCCGACATGCTGGAGAAGGAACAG GTTGCTCACATTCGAGCTGAGAGGGATATTCTGGTAGAGGCAGACGGTGCATGGGTGGTCAAAATGTTTTACAGCTTCCAGGACAAGAGGAATCTCTACCTCATTATGGAGTTCCTGCCTGGAG GTGAcatgatgactctgctgatgaagaAAGACACGCTGTCTGAAGAGGCCACTCAGTTCTACATCGCAGAGACGGTTCTGGCCATCGACTCCATTCACCAGCTGGGCTTCATCCACAGAGACATCAAACCAGACAACCTGCTGCTGGACTCCAGG gggcaCGTGAAGCTGTCAGATTTCGGCCTGTGTACGGGACTGAAGAAAGCCCATCGCACAGAGTTTTATAGGAACCTGACGCACAATCCGCCCAGTGACTTCT cctttcaaaatatgAATTCCAAAAGGAAAGCAGAAACATGGAAGAAGAATCGGAGGCAGTTG GCTTATTCCACTGTGGGAACTCCGGACTACATTGCTCCCGAAGTCTTCATGCAAACGGGATACAACAAGCTGTGTGACTGGTGGTCTCTGGGGGTCATCATGTATGAAATGCTCATCG GCTACCCGCCTTTCTGCTCAGAGACACCGCAGGAGACATACAGGAAGGTGATGAACTGGAAGGAAACCCTCGTCTTCCCACCTGAAGTCCCAATTTCGGAGAGGGCCAAAGACCTCatacttag GTATTGCACTGACGCTGAGAACAGGATTGGAGCTGTGAGTGTGGAGGAGATTAAAAGTCACTCGTTCTTTGAGTCGGTGGACTGGGAACACATCAG AGAACGTCCAGCAGCCATCTCCATCGAAATCAAGAGTATTGATGACACATCCAACTTCGATGACTTTCCTGAATCAGACATCCTTCAGCCAG ccAATGCAACAGAACCAGACTTTAAGTCCAAGGACTGGGTGTTCCTGAACTACACATACAAGCGCTTCGAGGGGCTGACACAGCGAGGCACTATCCCCACGTACATGAAGGCAGGAAAGGCCTGA
- the LOC117503842 gene encoding aryl hydrocarbon receptor nuclear translocator-like protein 2 isoform X2 yields MSAGGSDATAGGPADGAAEDEGQSQAASSLPRKRKGDAEEERQSLSFHMEEEDLCRSERKDQQVKMKCFREPHRQIEKRRRHKMNNLIDELSAMIPACQPMDKKLDKLTVLRKAVQHLKALKAGRSRSATNGTVYRPSILPDEDLRHILLRAADGFLLVVCCDRAKILFISESVCKVLNFSSLELTGQSLFDFIHPKDISKMKEQLSTSETHPQPRLIDAATGVQVQSEVPIMTSHLSSGARRTFFCRMKHSPVSGMHDDKHSLMGTCKKKDSYKYCTLHCSGYLRSWPSNQLESKKEKESLNMTCLVTVCRVHAHVSHQPSKDNINVKPAEFVTRCAIDGKFTFVDQQATTFIGYLPQEVLGTSCYEYFHQDDLQHLAEKHRQVLRSKEKIKTQCYRFKTKYGSYVFLQSQWFSFTNPFTKEVEFIVSLNRVITGPAHTNYEGGSSAALQEDTKQIPIIPGLSSSVGTMIYAGSIGTQIANELIDSYRMNSSPTGGASSPFGLAQAKGLQVSPHTSKSVSSREEATTDSQSQSESRKAEGASSAASENRGELSQLDLDSVMMPSLSSFSSDDAALSVIMSLLETDVNVEQTGDFEDSNWPF; encoded by the exons ATGTCGGCCGGCGGCAGCGACGCCACCGCGGGCGGGCCAGCAG ATGGTGCTGCAGAGGACGAGGGCCAAAGTCAGGCAGCCTCCTCGCTGCCAAGGAAACGGAAAGGAGACGCAGAGGAGGAGAG GCAAAGCCTCAGCTTTCACATGGAGGAGGAGGACCTCTGCAG ATCTGAGAGGAAAGATCAGCAAGTCAAAATGAAGTGCTTCAG GGAGCCTCACCGTCAGATCGAGAAGCGGCGGAGGCATAAAATGAACAACCTCATTGACGAACTGTCTGCTATGATCCCGGCCTGCCAACCCATGGACAAGAAACTTGACAAGCTCACTGTGCTGCGGAAGGCTGTGCAACACCTAAAGGCCCTCAAAG CTGGCAGGAGTCGCAGTGCCACAAATGGCACCGTGTATAGACCTTCCATCCTGCCTGATGAAGACCTCAGGCACATTCTGCTCAGG GCTGCAGATGGTTTCCTGTTAGTGGTGTGCTGTGATAGGGCAAAAATCCTCTTCATCTCCGAGTCTGTCTGCAAGGTCCTCAACTTTAGCTCG TTGGAGCTGACTGGACAGAGCCTGtttgatttcatccaccccaaagACATCAGTAAGATGAAAGAGCAGCTGTCCACTTCAGAGACACACCCCCAGCCACGCCTCATCGATGCCGCCA CTGGGGTTCAGGTCCAGTCCGAAGTCCCCATTATGACGTCCCATTTATCCTCCGGAGCTCGAAGAACATTCTTCTGCCGCATGAAGCACAGCCCAGTTTCTGGCATGCATGACGACAAACACTCGCTCATGGGCACTTGCAAAAAGAAAG ACTCTTACAAATACTGCACTCTGCACTGCAGCGGCTACTTGCGCAGTTGGCCAAGCAACCAACTGGAGTCCAAGAAGGAGAAGGAAAGCTTGAATATGACTTGCCTGGTGACGGTGTGCCGCGTCCACGCTCATGTCTCCCACCAGCCTTCCAAAGACAACATCAACGTCAAGCCCGCCGAGTTCGTCACCCGCTGTGCAATCGACGGCAAGTTCACTTTTGTTGACCAACA AGCCACAACATTCATCGGTTACCTGCCGCAGGAAGTCCTCGGCACGTCGTGTTACGAGTATTTCCACCAGGATGACTTGCAGCATCTCGCAGAGAAACATAGACAAG TTCTTCGAAGCAAGGAGAAGATTAAGACGCAGTGCTACAGGTTCAAAACAAAATATGGCTCTTATGTTTTTCTCCAGAGTCAGTGGTTTAGTTTCACAAATCCATTTACCAAAGAAGTTGAGTTTATCGTGTCACTAAACAGAGTTATCAC GGGGCCTGCTCACACAAACTATGAAGGAGGCAGCTCAGCAGCTCTtcaag AAGATACAAAGCAAATACCTATAATTCCCGGCCTCTCCAGCAGCGTCGGCACAATGATCTATGCAGGCAGCATAGGAACCCAAATTGCAAATGAGCTCATCGACTCTTATAG GATGAATTCATCTCCAACAGGCGGTGCTTCCAGTCCGTTTGGTTTGGCTCAGGCTAAAGGTCTGCAGGTTTCCCCGCACACCAGTAAAAGT GTGTCCAGCAGAGAGGAGGCAACAACCGATTCTCAGTCCCAGTCTGAGTCGAGGAAAGCAGAGGGCgccagcagtgcagcatctgaaaACAGAG GCGAGCTGTCCCAGCTGGACCTGGACAGCGTGATGATGCCGAGtttgagcagcttcagcagcgaCGATGCAGCCTTGTCAGTCATCATGAGCCTGTTGGAGACGGATGTTAATGTGGAACAAACGGGCGACTTTGAGGATTCAAACTGGCCTTTTTAG